One Nocardioides dongkuii genomic window, CCAACCGGGCGACCGCCTGGTTGGCGAGCGGGTCGCTGGAGCCGGCGGCGGCGAGCACGAGCGCGTCGAGCTCGCGCACCCGGGACTCCCGCAGCGCCTCGCGCAGCCGGACGTCGAGCACCTCGAGGAAGCACGGCTCGAGCCCGAGCACCGCGGTCGCGCGCACCTGCACGCCCGGGTGCTTCGCGGCCGCGGCGGCCACGGCGGAGGGCACGTCGACCTTGGCGTGGTAGGCCTCGGAGAGCAGCAGCGGCACGACCACGATCTCGTCGTGGCCGGCGCGCACCAGCCGGTCGACGACCGTCTGGAACGCCGGCTTCGACAGCTCGAGGAACGCGGGCTCGATCCGCAGGTCCGGGCGCATCGCGCGGACCTCGTCGACGAGCGCGGTGATCGTGCGGGCAGACCGCGGGTCGCGGCTTCCGTGCGCCAGGGCAACCAGGGCGGGAGCAGCCATCAGGACAGCCTCCTCAGACTTCGTGCAGGGGTACGGCGGACGGCGCTGTCCGCAGGAACGGGGGTACGGCGGGCGGTCATGAGTGGATCCCGCACTCGGTCTTGCCGGTGCCGGCCCAGCGACCCGAGCGTGCGTCCTCGCCGGGCGCGACGCGGCGGGTGCAGGGCGCGCAGCCGATCGAGGGGTAGCCGTCGTAGGCGAGCGGGTTGACCAGCACGCCGTTCTCGACGATGTAGCGCTCCATCTGCTCGTCGGACCAGCGCGCGAGGGGCGAGACCTTGACCTTGCGCTTCTTGGCGTCCCAGCCGATGACCGGGGCGATGACCCGGTTGTGGGTCTCGGCGCGGCGCAGCCCGGTCGCCCAGGCGTCGTAGCCGTCGAGCGACGTGGCCAGCGGCTGCACCTTGCGCAGCTGGCAGCACAGGTCGGGGTCGGTGCGGAACAGGTCCGGGCCGTACGTCGCGTCCTGCTCGGCGACGCTCTGCACGGGCGTGATCGTGAGCAGGGTGACGTCCATCGTGGCCTGCACCGCGTCGCGGGTGCCGATGGTCTCGACGAAGTGGTAGCCGGTGTCGAGGAAGACCACGTCGATGCCGGGCACGACCTTCGACGCGAGGTGCGCGAGCGCGGCGTCGCCCATCGAGGAGGTCACGCAGAACCGCTCCCCGAAGGTCGCCGCGGCCCACTCCACGATCACCTCGGCGGGCGCCAGCTCCAGCTCGGCGCCCCAGTGGGAGACGATCTCGCGCAGCTCCTCGGGCGTGCGGCCCTCGGTGCGGGCGCCGCGGTTGTTGCGGGCCACCGTCGTGGTCGCGGCGCTCACGGCGTGCTCCTCCTGCTCGCGTCCGGCCGGGTCAGGCCGAGCATCCGGAGGGAGAAGGCGCGCAGGCAGCCGCGGCACTCCCAGGTCCCGTGGGGGGAGCTGACCTCGCCGGTCTCCGAGACGACCTCGTGCGGGCGCAGGTCCTCCTCCCCGCAGAACGGGCAGTGGTACGGCACGGCGCGCTCGCTCATGAGACCACGGCCGCCAGCTGGCGCTCGCCGCGCAGCAGGTCCTCGTCGGCGCGCTGGACCCACTCCACGAACGACTCGCCCTCGGTGCGGTCGGCGAGGAACGCCGTGACCACCGCGGTGACGTAGTCGTCGAGGCCCGCGCTGGTCACCTTGTGCGCGCGCAGCTTGCGGCCGAAGTTCGCGCCCAGGCCGGTGGCGCCGCCCAGGTGCACCTGGAAGCCCTCGACCTGCTCGCCGTCGGCCATCACCAGCTGGCCCTTGAGCCCGATGTCGCCCACCTGGGTGCGGGCGCAGGCGTTGGGGCAGCCGTTGACGTTGACCGAGATCGGGACGTCGAGGTCGGGGAAGCGGCGCTCGAGCTCGGAGACCAGGGCGCGGGCGCGCTCCTTGGTGTCGACGATCGCGAGCTTGCAGAACTCGATGCCGGTGCAGGCCATCGTGTTGCGCCGCCAGTTCGAGGGGCGGGCGGAGAGCCCGATCGCGTCCAGCCGGGCGACGAGCTCCTCGACCCGGTCGGCGTCCACGCCGAGCACCACGATCTTCTGGTACGCCGTGAACCGCGCGCCGGCCGCGCCGTACTCCTCGACCAGGTCGGCGAGCTGGAGCAGCAGGGTGCCGGAGATGCGTCCCGCGGTCGGCGCGATGCCGAGGTAGAACTTCCCGTCCTTCTGCTCGTGGACGCCGATGTGGTCGCGGTGGGCGACGGGGACCGGCGGGGACGGGCAGGAGACGAGCTCGCGGCCGAGGTACTCCTTCTCGAGCACCTCGCGGAACTTCTCGATGCCCCAGTCCGCGACGAGGTACTTCAGCCGGGCGCGCGAGCGCAGGCGGCGGTAGCCGTAGTCGCGGAAGATGCCGGCGACGCCGGCCCAGGCGTCGGCCACCTCGTCGAGCGGGATCCACACGCCCATCGGCTTGGCGAGCATCGGGTTGGTGGAGAGGCCGCCGCCGACCCACAGGTCGAAGCCGGGGCCGTGCTCGGGGTGGACGGTGCCGACGAAGGCGATGTCGTTGGTCTCGGGGGAGACGTCGTGGCTGGGGTGGCCGGTGACCGCGGTCTTGAACTTGCGCGGCAGGTTGGAGAACTCCGGGTTGCCGATGAAGCGGCGGAAGATCTCGTCGAGCGCAGGAGTGCCGTCGATGATCTCGTCCTTGGCGACGCCGGCGACGGGGGAGCCGAGGAACGGCCGCGGGGAGTCGCCGCACGCCTCGAGGGTGCTCAGGCCGGCGGACTCCAGGACGTCCCAGATTGCGGGGACGTCCTCGATGCGGATCCAGTGGTACTGGATGTTCTGCCGGTCGGTGACGTCGGCGGTGTCGCGGGCGAAGTCACGGCCGACGGTGCCGAGCGCGCGCAGCGTGGTGGCGTCGAGCAGCTTGCCGTCGGAGCGGACCCGCATCATGAAGTAGCGGTCGTCGAGCTCCTCCTCCGCGACCGTGGCGGTCTTGCCGCCGTCGAAGCCGGGGGCGCGCTGGGTGTAGAGACCCATCCAGCGGAACCGGCCGCGCAGGTCGGCGGGGTCGATGGAGTCGAAGCCGCGCCGGGAGTAGATGTTCCGGATCCGGGCCTGCACGTTGAGCGGGTCGTCGTCCTTCTTGGCCTGCTCGTTCTTGTTCAGCGGCTCGGTGTAGCCGAGGCCCCACTGGCCCTCGCCCTTCTTGGGGCGGGGGATCTCCGCGCTGGTGGCGGGCTGGGGCTTGAACCGGAGGTCGGGCATGAGGGAGTGCGTCCTTCGCTGAGGGTGCCGCGCGAGAGGTGCGCGGGCGGGGCGGGGCAGAGGGCCTAGCTCAGCGGGACCAACACATCATGCTGCCGGTGCGCC contains:
- a CDS encoding sirohydrochlorin chelatase, giving the protein MAAPALVALAHGSRDPRSARTITALVDEVRAMRPDLRIEPAFLELSKPAFQTVVDRLVRAGHDEIVVVPLLLSEAYHAKVDVPSAVAAAAAKHPGVQVRATAVLGLEPCFLEVLDVRLREALRESRVRELDALVLAAAGSSDPLANQAVARLARVWGARHKLPVTAAFASSSPPATGEAVRAFRAEGRRHIAVASLFLAPGFLPDRAAELALEAGAVAVSEPLGAHPEVARTILARYAVGAVELVPV
- a CDS encoding phosphoadenylyl-sulfate reductase codes for the protein MSAATTTVARNNRGARTEGRTPEELREIVSHWGAELELAPAEVIVEWAAATFGERFCVTSSMGDAALAHLASKVVPGIDVVFLDTGYHFVETIGTRDAVQATMDVTLLTITPVQSVAEQDATYGPDLFRTDPDLCCQLRKVQPLATSLDGYDAWATGLRRAETHNRVIAPVIGWDAKKRKVKVSPLARWSDEQMERYIVENGVLVNPLAYDGYPSIGCAPCTRRVAPGEDARSGRWAGTGKTECGIHS
- a CDS encoding nitrite/sulfite reductase: MPDLRFKPQPATSAEIPRPKKGEGQWGLGYTEPLNKNEQAKKDDDPLNVQARIRNIYSRRGFDSIDPADLRGRFRWMGLYTQRAPGFDGGKTATVAEEELDDRYFMMRVRSDGKLLDATTLRALGTVGRDFARDTADVTDRQNIQYHWIRIEDVPAIWDVLESAGLSTLEACGDSPRPFLGSPVAGVAKDEIIDGTPALDEIFRRFIGNPEFSNLPRKFKTAVTGHPSHDVSPETNDIAFVGTVHPEHGPGFDLWVGGGLSTNPMLAKPMGVWIPLDEVADAWAGVAGIFRDYGYRRLRSRARLKYLVADWGIEKFREVLEKEYLGRELVSCPSPPVPVAHRDHIGVHEQKDGKFYLGIAPTAGRISGTLLLQLADLVEEYGAAGARFTAYQKIVVLGVDADRVEELVARLDAIGLSARPSNWRRNTMACTGIEFCKLAIVDTKERARALVSELERRFPDLDVPISVNVNGCPNACARTQVGDIGLKGQLVMADGEQVEGFQVHLGGATGLGANFGRKLRAHKVTSAGLDDYVTAVVTAFLADRTEGESFVEWVQRADEDLLRGERQLAAVVS